TCGTACGACCCAGCCAGAAAAGCTGAAACACATCGAGATAATCCGTCTCGAGCTTCTTAAGCAAGCGTTCACAGGCGCGCCGGATGCCCCTGCCAAAATATGCGGTGGTGGGACCGCAGGCCAGGATGAGAGATTCCCGGTCACGCTTTATGGCTGCTTTGAGCGACGCTGTTACCCGCCGCGCGTTTGGGGTCCAGAAGACATAGTTTACGCCCTGTTCCAGGGCCCACTCTAAATCCTCTCCCTCCACACCATAGTTGGCGGCTAAACCAAGCCGGAACACTCGACGCCCAAGTGCGGGAACATCCCGATACAGGAAATCATCGTTCATGGAGGTGCCTCGTTTTCATCTTGCTGACGGTGCTATTTGCGTTTGGCTTTGAATTTTTTACCAACGCTCCATGCCCCGGCCACCGGTTCCCCAAGGCGCCAATAGGAAGTGTCCGGTTGCGAAAGTATCAGGGGCTTCATTTTTTTAAAATCCGGTTTGCCGTCGGTCATAAATCTCTCTTCCGTATAAGTTCCCACGATTTCACCGATAAAGATCTCATTTAAACCACTCTCTACAATATCCACCAGCTTACATTCCACATTCAGGGGACAGGCCCTGATCATGGGGGCGGTTTTCAACTCCCCGTAAAAAAGATCGAATATATCCGATTTATCGGTTTTATTTCCCGACACGATTCCGCAATAATCCGTTACCTCCGCCATATCCTCATGAGGCAGACAAACGCTGAATGTTTTATTCGCTTTAATCCCCGGATTGGTGTAATGGCCTTTTCCGAGAGCAACGGCAATCCGCGGCGGT
The Desulfobacterales bacterium genome window above contains:
- a CDS encoding flavin reductase family protein, translating into MDKINMGSTIPAYPMPVSLVGAHVDGRPNFLAVAWFTMVSYKPPRIAVALGKGHYTNPGIKANKTFSVCLPHEDMAEVTDYCGIVSGNKTDKSDIFDLFYGELKTAPMIRACPLNVECKLVDIVESGLNEIFIGEIVGTYTEERFMTDGKPDFKKMKPLILSQPDTSYWRLGEPVAGAWSVGKKFKAKRK